caggatcacgaatacttgttctagcagttgggaccaccatttctgtagggatcactgattcggCCCCacataccaaagagaatggagtctggcctgtagcattcttgggggttgtcctatcagcccaaagcacataaggtaactcttctgcccatttcccttttttggatccaagcttcttcttcaaattgttgatgatgatcttattggatgattctgcctgaccattagcttgtgggtggactggtgttgatgttatcatcttaatcccccagctgtcacaaaagttcgtagttctgcccccaataaattgggaaccattatcacatataatttcagaaggaataccaaatctagtaataatatttcttttaatgaaggatataacttccttttctctgacttgggcaaaagcttcagcctttatccacttggagaagtaatcagttatggcaagcatgaacacttttccaccaggtgccttagggagcttaccaactatatccatacccccatctcataaatggccaagaggaggatataggatgcaaaaattcagctggttgatgaaggatattgttgtgtctctgacaaggatcacacttcttaacATACTCCATAGcatctctcttcatagttggccaatagtatcctgtcctcgggatccttgagaataatgtcctgcccccagtgtggtttccacaatctccttcatggaagtcttttaaaacttcttggatttcaggatcctcaatgcatcttaaatatggtcctgcaagagatcgtttatacaacatattatttaaaattgtgaattgagataccttaattttgaaagccctagggttttctcctgtaggaatctctccatgttgtaagtatctcatgattgagaggatccatgatcctgaatgagattgggtatcctcactagggataattgcagaatcctctcctatttccatagccacatgatcctcgatggcaggagccaggatatggataatggggatacttatatcctccgggatcttcaaagatgatcctaaattagccaatgcatcagcttctgtattttcttcccttggtacctgtgtcaaactaaaggaaacaaaagagagtgccaactctttgactatctccaaatatttggttagtttttcacctttaacagcataggatccattaaagtgattagtgattaacaacgaatctacatgtacctcaagatacctgatcctcatatgcttagcaatttgcaaaccagctatcaaggcttcatattcagcctcattgttagtagtttggaactcacaagctatagagtggggtattatgtccccctgtggcgattttagtagtattccgagccctgtgcctttgacatttgaggatccatcagtatagagtatccaaggatccttggtctcctctggctgctggacttctaattaTGCTTCCTcttgcaaatcactactgaaatctgccacaaagtcagctaatgcttgggatttaatggctgttctaggctcatatcttatatcataagcactaagcttcactgcccatttagccacccttcctgacatttcaggtttcctgaggacattcttaattggaaaattagtttaaacaataatggcatgagtttcaaaataatgtcttaatttagtagatgtcataattaatgcaaggataagtttctctaggtgtgaatacctggattcagcatcaagtaaactcttacttacataatagacaggatgttgtgtaccttcgtgatccttaacaaggacggcacttactgcttttgaggataccgcaagatacaaggataacacatctccttttactggtttcatcaaggctggggccgaggataggtaatccttaagagctcttagggcactttcatgcttctcagtccactcaaatttcttgttcttccttaggatatcatagaattccttgcacttttctgaggatttagatataaatctgttcaaagctgcaatCTTGCTtgttagcctctggacatccttagcattggcaggagatttgatgttcattatagctttgatttgttctggactggcttcaatgcctccctttgtcaccatatatcctaagaatttacctgctttaacaccaaagtgacattttaaagtattaagtttcatgttatatttgtcaaggatatcgaatgcttcctccaagtcccttaggtgatcctcagcctttctggatttcaccaccatatcgtctatgtaaacctccatagattgtccaatttgatccttgaacatcatattcactagcctttgataagttgcacctgcatttcttagtccaaatggcatagcgatataacagtatataccagttggagtcataaaggctgtatcctcttgatcacatggttccatctgaatttgttgaaatccagatgaagcatccataaaagttaacagttcatgacccgccgttgcatccaccatggagtcaatgtggggtaatgggaaaggatccttgggacatgccttatttaaatctgtaaaatcgacacataccctccactttacgtttttcttttggacaacaaccacattggccaaccatcttggatacttgacctctccaatcatacctgctcggagtaatttctctacctcttcctagataatggcatttctttctggtgcaaacttcctcctcttttgatggattggtttgaaggacctgtcaatgccaagtttgtgagtgattacatctttagatatacctgtcatgtcttcgtgtttcctGATGTGCAGATGTAAACACGTCATATTATGTATagtttgtgtcggttttaagcatTCGAGTGTGTTTATCCATAGTGATTTTTGTACTTATTGGTTGTCGGGTTTTTCAGGCTTAACAGCGCTTAAATGCAGTACAATGATCATACAAGCTGGAAAACAGGTGTTACGAGGCAATACGGAGCGAGAAAGCAGTTATGCTGGAAACCATgccccctcgcgccacgcgagggaggcTATGTGAGGTGTCGCGTGGCGCGAAAGGGTTACAGCGTggaaaattgtgtttttttaacCTATTTCGAAGAAAACATGGAGGGAATTATTACGCAGCCGCCGAGGGACGATTGGGAGCACTTTTGGGCGATTACTTTTCATCATCTTCCATCTTCAAGCAACTCCTTCATGTTGAATCAATTTCTAACAAATCCTGAAGCAACGATGACCATGATGCGCGGCTAATTTTCTTATAACTTCTACTCGGATGAACTTTTACGTTGTTTTACATTAAGTCTTGTTTTGCGGATTTGTATAACTGGTATAGCTTGACCACTCGTGTTGGATTCTTGGTAAACGTttattgtgtttgaattatttgtcgtttattaagcgtattggcaactttcttgcgttgttagcgggttggtaaattgaCGGGTAGTTGATACAATTGAACAGGTTATTAGGTGGtatagtgaatcttaaaaaccatcCTTGATAACTGATCagattcattaattccgaggccatgtctatgtcgTGTTTTGAATCAGTAAACAGGTTTTGATGTTAAACAGGTAATTGGGATTCTGGGTAGAGGTTATTCTTTCTCGTATTGATTACAACTCTCTTAATTAGTTCCTTAGCTTTTACAATTAAATTCATCAAAACCCCAATCTAGATAATTTAGTTCTTAGTTAAAACGTGACACTGACCACagattccccgtggatacgataccctacttacgctatctacgtaacttatttaggttttttattgacccttacgacagtcatcaaaatggcaccgttgccggggaattCGTGCGCTTAGTGTTAGTTTAGTAGTAGTTGTTTTTTcttattgtttttgaaaaaatataaaaaacccaaaaatatttctttttgtgtAATTTTGTCTTGTTCGGTATTACGCTTTGTTTTCTTGTTTACTTGTGTGCAGGTGATCTTTTTGCATGCATACTCGGTTTTCAGGAAGATCTTCTCCGCTCTTGTTTGATCCCGAAATTGAAAAGACCGCACGTCAAAATCTGCTTCTTCGTTCAGCCTTGAAGGGAAAAGCAGTTCAAACCACCATGAATCCTTCAGAAAACCAATCCACCCCACAACAGCAAACACCACAACAAACATCAACTACGGAATTGCCACCAATGCCACCATCTCCATTTACATCTGAACCACAACAACAAACCACACCCATTgcaccatcatcaagcacaactacCCAACCAACCTCTGCTCCAACTGGAGAATTTCATTTTATAGGTGGACCACTTTACTCTCTAGAAAGCCAATTACCACCACAGCCCGAGCCGTTGCGGGCCACGAATCAACCGAATTTAATACCACACCCGAACCGGTCGGGTGCTATGTTTGAGCAAGTGGGCAATAGGGCGAGAACAAAGACATGGGATGATGGTTATGGAGACGAGGAGTGGGGGATAAATGAGGGGTATATGGGGTATCCAGGTGGGTTTCAACATCAGGCACTTAATCGTAATCAGCCGTTGTATCAGCAACAGAGACAGCCACGGGGAGTAGATGCTTATCAGACCCCGCCACAGGTTCATAGGGCACCGGTTGCACCTCGCCAAAGACAAAGAGACCCTCGATTTCCGGATCCGAATATTCAAGGAGTTGAGAGCCATTTTAGGCCGCACATTGCTGAGCATGCATCCCCGATAGTGATGCCAGTAGCACCGGGTAATGTGGAACGTTCGTTTGAAGCAAAACCACATATTCTGAACATGCTACCTACCTTTCACGGGAAAGGTACTGAAGAGCCATATGCACACATAGCAGATTTTGAGGCAGTTTGTGGTATGATTGCTGGACACGGTTTCACGCCAGATCAGGTTAAGTTGGTATTGTTTCAGTTTTCATTAAAGGATGCTGCGAGGGATTGGTTTACATCGTTGCCATATGCTAGCATTTATACATGGCAAGAGCTGCAGCAACAATTTTTGGATGAGTACTATACCCCGCAAAGAACTAAAACGGGGAGATTAGCAATTAGAGAGTTCCAACAATTACCGGGTGAGCTTCTTTACGAGGCTTGGAAACGGTTCAATCAATTGATCCGTAATTGTCCTCACCACGGTATTCAAAGATGGGAGTTGATTACCGCATTCCACGATGGGATTTCAAATGAGGATAGACGGGATATTAAGGCTATCACTGGGGGTACCTTTTTGAAAAATCATGTGGATGTAGATTGGGATTACTTGGATATTGTTGCAGCAGATTCAAAGAGGCAAGCACAGTCGGATAGGAATAAAAAGTATCCAATTGTGGCACCATCAAGTGCGGGAGCTTCTAATGCAAGGGTTGCTCAGCTAGAGAGAGAAAAGGAGGCATTGGAATGCCAGTTAGCGAAATTTTGAGGTTTGGGCGAACGGGATGCACTGCATGCGGCGCAAACCTTCCCGGTTTGTGATTCATGTGGAGATTTGGGACATACGTTGGATGCATGCCCGGGTCAGTTTGTAGCGGCTGAGGAGGACGTGAACATGGTTTATGGAGAGCAAAGGAATTATGATATGAATTCAAACACATATCATCCAGGTTTGCGTAATCATCCAAACTTTCGGTACAGTAATACTAATCAATTGAATCCTCATTTTCAGGTACCGAATCAAGGAAGCCAGCCGTATCAGAACCGTCAATCGAATTATAATCAGAATTACCCTCAAGGAAATTACAACAAGGGCAACCAAAGAAGTTATCAGCAACAACAGGAGCAGGGCAAGGCAAATACTTCAAACGAGGAAGTTTCCAATCGGGAGATTATGGAAATGTTGAAGCAAATGAAAAAAGACCAAGAAGTGCAAGCTAAATCTCATCAAGCATTGGAAAAGCAAGTCGCCCAACTGGCGACCGAGATGGCATAAGGGAGAAAAGATTCGAGTCGATTGCCTAGTGATATCacgaagaatccacagcatcaaGGGAGTTCGTCTAACGCCAGAATTAATCAGGTAAGTATTCTTCGTTTTGGGAAAGTTTATGATAATCAGGTTGGGACTCCTCCACAGTTGGTTGAAGGTGTTGTGGAGGAGGTTGATGAGGAAAACGAGTCCGATGCGGAGACGGGACCTATTAGccctaaaaagaataaaaaagaaaatcttgaaaataataGGGTGATAGATACTGAACCGGGTGACAAAAAGGAGAAGGGTATGGAGGGTAATACCGTACCATTTCCTAAGGCTTTAATTAATCCCGAAACAAAAGTTGTTAATAAACGGGGCCCACAACAGGATGAGATGTGGGAAGTTTTTAAACAGGTGAAAATTAATCTTCCGTTACTAGACGCAATCAAGCAGGTTCCGGCATATGCAAAATATTTGAAAGAGCTTTGCACCCAAAAACGGCATaacaaatttctgaaaaagaTAGCTTTAACCAAAAAAGTTAGTGCCGTTTTGTCGGGTGATCTTCCACCAAAGCTCCGAGATCCAGGTGCTCCTCTAATCCCCATTCAAGTGGGTGAATTtaagataagtcgagccttgctgGATTTGGGAGCAAGTGTTAGCATCTTACCGGGAAGTTTATATGATCAATACGACTTCGGACCATTGAAACAAGCcgacaccaccgtggtgttggcCGACTTGACGTTAAAACTACCCCGGGGGATCTTGCGTGATGTCATTGTCAAAGTTGacgagttttattacccggttgactttttGGTTTTAGACTATGTGCAAATTGAAAACACTAAACAACCTAATGTCATACTTGGTAGACCATTTTTAGCAACCGCTAATGCACTAATCGATTGTAGAAATGGTACGGTTGACATCACGTTTGGAAATCGCAAGGTCCGATTAAATGCTTTTGCCCGTGCATCTGATTCTCTAGTCAATGATGAATGCTTCATGGCGGACATTATTGACGGGTGTTATCCTCACGAAAGTGGGGAATGCACTATAGAGACGTGTTTTGTTTGTGACAGGGATTTGGCAGAAATAGAGGTGGAATTGGAATATGCGGAAGAAGAGTTGGAGGTGATGGCTGCTAGGGAATTGAAGCCGACTTGGACACATCAAGTCGAGAATTTACCGGATCATATTGACACTCAGTTGAAGCCATCACTTGAATCACCTCCACAAGTCGAGTTAAAGACATTGCCAAAGCATTTGAAGTATGCTTTCGTTGGCGACAACAACACCCTACCGGTAATTATTGCGTCCAATTTATCACCTGAACAAGAAAAAGCTTTGATGGAAGTGTTAATAGCCAACCGGGCTGCAATTGGGTGGACAATCGCTGATCTCAAGGggattagtccatccattgttaTGCATAAGATCATCACTGAAGAGGGAGCAAAACCGGCTCGAGATGCTCAACGAAGACTGAACCCGAACATGCGGGAAATTGTGTAAAAGGAAGTCTTAAAGTGGTTGGATGCAGGGATCATCTATCCCATATCAGACAGTACTTAGGTGAGTCCGACACAGACGGTGCCTAAAAAGGCGGGCATCCAGATTGTTACAGGTGAAGACGGTAAGGAAGTGgccacccggccggtaaccgggtggagAATTTGCATAAATTATAGAAAGTTGAATGCTGCAACTTCAAAAGATCACTTCCCACTTCCTTTTATTGATCAAATTGTGGAAAAGCTCGCAGGTCAGAAATTTTACTGTTTTCTTAATGGTTATTCAGGTTATAATCAGATTGCTATTCATCCTGATGATCAACAAAAGACTACGTTTACCTGTCCTTACGGTACTTTTGCGTTTAGGCGAATGTAATGCCCcggccaccttccaaaggtgtatgatgagtatcttttcagatatggtcggggagtctttggaaatttttatggatgatttttcaatcttTGGCACATCTTTTGAGGCATGTTTGGAACAATTATCCCGAGtgctaaaaagatgtgttgaaacaaaCCTGGtattaagttgggaaaagagccattttatggttcaggAAGGCATCGTGTTGGGACACGTTGTCTCGAGTAAGGGGATTGAAGTGGACCACGCAAAGATTCAAGTAATTTCGACCTTACCACCACCCACAAGTGTCAAAGGCGTCCGTTCCTTTCTTGGACACGCCGGTttttacagacggttcattaagAACTTTTCAGTTATCACTAAACCGTTGTGTAATCTTTTgttaaaagatgtcccatttgtTTTTGACAAGCATTGTAGAAGATCTTTTGAGACACTAAAACAGAAGTTAGTTGAAGCACCCATCCTACAATCCCCTGATTGGTCACTTCCTTTTGAAATAATGTGCGATGCTAGTGACTATGCAGTAGGTGCAGTTTTGGGACAGAGagttgacaagaaaccggtggcAATCTACTATGCGAGCAAGACTCTCGCGGATGCTCAGTTGAATTACACCACCACAGAAAAGGAGCTTCTTGTTGTTGTCTATGCATTAGACAAGTTTAGACCTTATATTTGTGGTAGTAAAGTAATTGTGTTTTCTGATCACTCTGCAATCAGGTATCttatggagaaaaaggacgcAAAGCCGAGACTTATCAGATGGATCCTTTTATTGCAAGAATTCGATTTGGAGATACGAGATAAGAAGGGAAGCGAAAACGTGGTGGCAGACCACCTGTCACGAGTGGTGAATGAGATTGAAGGACCTGAACATGATAttctggaaacttttccagatgAGCATTTACTTACCATTGATACTCAACCATGGTTTGCTAACTTTCCTAATTATGCTCATTCAGGTATCATTCCGGACCATTGGTCGAGATCTAGGAAGGTGCACTTTCTTTCACAAGCAAAGCAGTATAtatgggatgaaccggatctgtTTAAAGTTGGAGCTAATCAGATTATCCGAAAGTGTGTTGAGGATGAAGAAATTCCATCAGTTTTGTCATTGGTGCACGAGTCCGCATGTGGTGGACATTTCAGTGGACAGAAAACGGCACGAAAAGTGCTATCGTGTGGGCTGTATTGGCCTACGGTGTTCAGGGATTCGTTTGAATACGCTAAGAATTGTTTACGATGTCAACAGATGGGTAGCATTTCGAAacgggatgagatgcccatgcagcCAATCCTCGTTGTCGATATCTTCGACGTATGGGGAATTGACTTTATGAGCCCATTCCCGAATTCGTTCGGAAATCTCTACATCTTGGTGGCAGTGGATTATGTGTCTAAATGGGTTGAGGCCATTGCCACCAAGACCAATGACCATAAGGTTGTTTGCAAGTTCGTTCAATCAAACATTTTTTCGAGATTTGGTGTCCCTCGTGTGATCATAAGTGATGGGGGGTctcatttcaaaaatttcaactTTGGCAAACTCCTTAAGAGATATGGTGTTGATCATCGAATTGCCACTCCGTATCATCTTCAAACGAGTGGGCAAGTCGAAGTTTCTAATCGACAAATTAAAGAAATTTTACAAAAAACTATGCGAGCCGACCGCAAGGATTGGTCCAATAAATTGGACGATGCTTTGTGGGCGTATCGTACAGCGTACAAAACACCGATTGGAACAACACCGTATCGATTGGTCTATGGAAAAGGATGTCACTTACCGGTAGAAATTGCACATCGTGCATTTTGGGCAGCTAAACAGATTAACATTGATTATGATACTGCAGGTAAGGAGAGACAATTGACATTGGGTGAACTGGAAGAGATAAGGAATGAAGCTTACGACTGTGCTGCTGCATACAAGGATAAGATGAAGAAAGTGCACGACGCGAAGATTAGGCCGAAAGTGTTTGAAGTCGGCCAGCTTGTTTGGTTATACAATTCCAGGTTGAAACTGTTCCCTGGAAAGCTGAAGAGTAAGTGGACAGGGCCTTATCGTGTGACAAAGGTCGGAAAACACGGTGATTTTGAGATTGAGGACTTTGATGATCATATCCGCCAGATGGTGAACGGCCACAGACTGAAGCCGTACTTCAATGCTCGAGAAATTAACGGTCCTGGGAAGCACGTGGAGGTGCTATACGTGAGCACCGTCCGCGAGTATGTTGAGTAATCGCACAGGTACGATCTGGCTGAAGatctaaaacttagcgctcttAGGAGGCAGCCTAAGGTTCATTTGTAATTATTTTTTGCTTTCGTAGTTAGTTAGATTGTTTTTAGTGAGTTTTCGAGTATAACCGTGCCGTTAATCAAGTGTGGGGACGCTCGGGTGGTTGGGTTAAGCTTTAGTGCAGTTGAGGGCAACGCACACTCGTTTGGGGGGTAGGACAAGGTGATTTTCAACGAGATTTTATGATCACATAAAAATTACGGCCGAAAAATTAGTTTTTGGAGCAATTTTGCACAATTTTCGATTGTTTTCGGTATGTTTTCGGAGTATTTCAGGATATGAGAGGATTCGAAGAAAGTAAACTGTGAAAAGAGGAGCCCCAGGTACGTTTCTATTGCTAAATTATCATAAAAACTCAATTGCGGGGTGAAGGAAGTGACAAGAaagatcaaaaaaaaaatttctaagGCATGGAAGCCATAAAAAAGAGGGCATTTACTGGAAACCATTCTtcttcgcgccacgcgaaagagTAACACTCCCTGGCGCGCCACGCGAAGGTCTGCGTTTCCGGCCCCAAATTCTCTTAACCTAAAAATCAATCATCTTCTCATAAAACCCCTCTTTCTCCATAATCGCCCCCTCTTCTACCCACTCTCACTTCCCACCAAGAACCATCATCGATTACCTCCTCCTTCACCATACCTCACCACCATCGTTTCTCACAGTCAAATACAACCACCATCTCCGTCCATAATCATCACCATACCCACCTTCCTCCGGCCACCACCCAATTGTTCACTGTCAACTTCTGTTGACGACGGTCGGCGATCCCTACCCATTTCCCTGTTACACCACTGCGGACCACTGAACCCACCATCTCCGATTAAAGCGAACAACAACCATCGTCCACCTCCATCTTCCACTGTACACCCATACACCACCTAATCACCGCCGGAGACCACCGTATCCGCCACCATCGTTATTGCCGATTACCAGTCACCGATTTCCGATTAACAAAGCAGAGTGCATAATCTTTCTAATTTTTCAGTTCAAATTGTGAATCCAGGTATGAAGTTTTTCATTGTTTCATTATTGATGCTGAGAACTATTATTGTTGATTGAGATTCTAAAGGTTGTTATGTTGATATTGAAGTTGATTGTTGAAAAGAGATGTTTGAGTACAAAGATGGGTCAGGGGCTTTAAGAGTTTAGAGAATGCATTTTTTTTAAGTTAGGCTGTGTTTAGTCAAAATTCTGGGAGTTTTGGGGCTGTTATGATGTTGTTGAAAATGAGTGTTGAGTGTAAT
This is a stretch of genomic DNA from Helianthus annuus cultivar XRQ/B chromosome 16, HanXRQr2.0-SUNRISE, whole genome shotgun sequence. It encodes these proteins:
- the LOC110919419 gene encoding uncharacterized protein LOC110919419 yields the protein MVYGEQRNYDMNSNTYHPGLRNHPNFRYSNTNQLNPHFQVPNQGSQPYQNRQSNYNQNYPQGNYNKGNQRSYQQQQEQGKANTSNEEVSNREIMEMLKQMKKDQEVQAKSHQALEKQVAQLATEMVGTPPQLVEGVVEEVDEENESDAETGPISPKKNKKENLENNRVIDTEPGDKKEKGMEGNTVPFPKALINPETKVVNKRGPQQDEMWEVFKQVKINLPLLDAIKQVPAYAKYLKELCTQKRHNKFLKKIALTKKVSAVLSGDLPPKLRDPGAPLIPIQVGEFKISRALLDLGASVSILPGSLYDQYDFGPLKQADTTVVLADLTLKLPRGILRDVIVKVDEFYYPVDFLVLDYVQIENTKQPNVILGRPFLATANALIDCRNGTVDITFGNRKVRLNAFARASDSLVNDECFMADIIDGCYPHESGECTIETCFVCDRDLAEIEVELEYAEEELEVMAARELKPTWTHQVENLPDHIDTQLKPSLESPPQVELKTLPKHLKYAFVGDNNTLPVIIASNLSPEQEKALMEVLIANRAAIGWTIADLKGISPSIVMHKIITEEGAKPARDAQRRLNPNMREIV